In Rahnella sikkimica, the following are encoded in one genomic region:
- the aaeX gene encoding p-hydroxybenzoic acid efflux pump operon protein AaeX, which yields MSLLPVMVIFGLSFPPVFFEILLALVVFFLLRRVLQPTGIYDFVWHPALFNTALYCCLFYLISRLFV from the coding sequence ATGAGTTTGCTTCCGGTAATGGTGATTTTCGGATTGTCGTTTCCTCCGGTGTTTTTTGAAATACTGCTGGCACTGGTGGTGTTTTTCCTGCTTCGGCGGGTATTACAACCGACGGGTATTTATGACTTTGTCTGGCACCCGGCGTTGTTTAACACAGCATTGTATTGCTGTCTTTTTTACCTGATCTCCCGCTTGTTCGTCTGA
- a CDS encoding ribonuclease domain-containing protein, translating into MKILNGLRLRSFSRNLIMIAAVILGLAGVAGHVVAKSTYNQGTIVSGTDEQTVVSYLRQNHRLPDYYITKKKAREAGWDARAGNLCDVLPGKAIGGDRFSNREGRLPAADKRVWREADINYRCGRRGADRVLFASDGLIYVSRNHYQNFVRVE; encoded by the coding sequence ATGAAGATTCTTAACGGGCTGCGTTTGCGCTCTTTTTCACGAAACCTGATCATGATCGCCGCCGTAATTCTGGGGCTGGCCGGTGTTGCCGGGCACGTTGTCGCAAAATCGACATACAATCAGGGCACAATCGTTTCCGGTACCGACGAGCAAACGGTAGTCAGCTATTTGCGCCAAAATCACAGACTGCCTGACTACTACATCACCAAGAAAAAGGCGCGGGAAGCGGGCTGGGATGCGCGTGCGGGAAATCTGTGCGACGTCTTGCCGGGAAAAGCCATCGGCGGGGATCGTTTCTCGAACCGGGAAGGGCGCTTACCGGCGGCCGACAAACGGGTATGGCGTGAAGCAGATATCAACTATCGCTGCGGACGTCGCGGTGCAGATCGCGTGCTGTTTGCCAGCGACGGACTGATTTATGTCAGCCGTAACCATTATCAGAATTTTGTTCGGGTGGAGTAA
- the aaeB gene encoding p-hydroxybenzoic acid efflux pump subunit AaeB: MNSVLIPRVRFACKLTFAILGALVLGFYLQLETPRWSAMTAAIVTSGPALAAGGEPFAGAIRHRGFLRVIGTFIGCIAALVIVITTARAPVVMLLLCCIWAGVCTWWSSLVRIENSYALGLAGYTALIIVVTSASSPLQTPQFAVERCSEIVLGICCAIVADLLFSPRSIKKDIDRAVSQLMLDQFALMRICVNDGSKEDIDKSWNNLVKSTTALNGMRGSLMMESSRWQRCNRRLKALHSTSLSMITQACETYLIMQASPERLSPELKALFDEPAESVGDVHRRLKQLRQVIAGMHSDNVLMTVSAWAGAGTRALLLVKGVQTNSSISTVESGVLDGEVVVRPVSAERHHAMVNGLRTFTATAIGCLMWLWTGWTSASGCVIIIAVVTSLAMRTPNPKGMAMDFIVGMLLAIPVGSMMFMLIMPATQQSLFLLCLMLGIFTFFIGIEVTKRRLGMLGLLAGTINILVLSNPMKFNVTSFLDNALGQAIGTVIAMAVLLIIRDKSREKTGRTLLNRFMSSAVSALTTKAYRRRENHLPALYHQLNQLLVMFPDDIGKYRLALQLIIAHQRMKQAEVPVNDELSAFHKRIRNTADHVVSSGEGKRTYYYQRLLKELAEYQEKLAEYEAPPKVTEPVRRLTELLHRYQHSFLA, translated from the coding sequence ATGAATAGCGTACTTATTCCGCGCGTACGGTTTGCGTGCAAGCTGACATTTGCCATTCTTGGCGCGCTGGTGCTCGGTTTCTATCTGCAACTCGAAACGCCACGCTGGTCGGCCATGACGGCGGCCATTGTGACGTCCGGACCGGCACTGGCGGCGGGCGGTGAACCTTTTGCCGGTGCTATCCGTCACCGTGGTTTTCTGCGTGTTATCGGGACATTTATCGGTTGTATTGCGGCGCTGGTGATTGTGATTACCACTGCGCGCGCGCCGGTCGTCATGTTGCTACTGTGCTGTATCTGGGCGGGTGTTTGTACCTGGTGGTCTTCACTGGTGCGCATCGAAAACTCCTACGCACTCGGGCTTGCCGGGTATACCGCGCTGATTATTGTCGTGACCTCCGCCAGTTCGCCGCTGCAAACGCCGCAGTTTGCCGTTGAGCGTTGCAGTGAAATCGTTCTGGGGATTTGCTGTGCAATCGTCGCAGACCTTCTGTTTTCTCCACGCTCAATCAAAAAAGATATCGACCGCGCCGTTAGCCAGCTGATGTTGGATCAGTTCGCGCTGATGCGAATTTGTGTGAATGACGGCTCGAAAGAAGATATCGACAAGTCGTGGAATAATCTGGTGAAAAGCACCACGGCGCTGAACGGAATGCGCGGCAGCCTGATGATGGAATCGTCGCGCTGGCAGCGATGTAACCGGCGTCTGAAAGCCTTGCACAGCACGTCGCTGAGTATGATTACGCAGGCCTGTGAAACGTACCTGATTATGCAAGCGTCGCCGGAGCGGTTATCTCCGGAGCTGAAAGCCCTGTTTGACGAGCCTGCCGAAAGCGTCGGCGACGTTCACCGCCGGTTGAAACAGCTGCGTCAGGTGATTGCCGGTATGCACAGCGATAACGTGCTGATGACCGTCAGCGCCTGGGCTGGCGCAGGCACCCGCGCATTGTTGCTGGTGAAAGGCGTGCAGACCAACAGCAGTATCAGCACCGTTGAAAGCGGTGTGCTGGATGGCGAAGTGGTGGTGCGTCCGGTTTCTGCCGAACGCCATCATGCAATGGTCAACGGTTTGCGAACCTTTACGGCGACGGCGATTGGTTGCCTGATGTGGTTGTGGACCGGCTGGACGTCGGCCAGCGGCTGCGTGATTATTATCGCTGTGGTGACGTCACTGGCAATGCGAACCCCGAACCCGAAAGGCATGGCGATGGACTTTATCGTCGGCATGCTGCTGGCGATCCCGGTCGGCTCGATGATGTTTATGCTGATCATGCCCGCGACGCAGCAGAGTCTGTTCCTGCTGTGTCTGATGCTGGGGATTTTCACCTTCTTTATCGGTATCGAAGTCACGAAACGCCGTCTCGGTATGCTCGGTTTGCTGGCGGGCACCATCAATATTCTGGTGCTCAGTAATCCGATGAAATTCAACGTGACGTCGTTTCTCGATAACGCCCTGGGGCAGGCGATCGGTACGGTTATTGCGATGGCGGTGTTGTTGATTATTCGCGATAAATCCCGTGAGAAGACCGGCCGCACGTTGCTCAACCGCTTCATGAGCAGCGCGGTTTCGGCATTAACCACCAAGGCTTATCGCCGTCGTGAGAATCATCTTCCGGCGCTTTATCATCAGCTTAATCAGCTGCTGGTGATGTTCCCGGATGACATCGGCAAATACCGTCTGGCGTTGCAGCTGATTATTGCGCATCAGCGCATGAAGCAGGCAGAAGTGCCGGTTAACGATGAGCTTTCCGCATTCCACAAGAGGATCCGTAATACGGCCGATCATGTGGTGTCATCGGGCGAAGGTAAACGCACCTATTATTACCAGCGACTGCTGAAAGAGCTGGCCGAATATCAGGAAAAACTGGCCGAGTATGAGGCGCCGCCAAAAGTCACCGAACCGGTGCGGCGTCTGACCGAATTACTCCATCGCTATCAGCATTCATTCCTCGCCTGA
- the aaeR gene encoding HTH-type transcriptional activator AaeR, with protein sequence MDRLKRMSIFAQVVESGSFTAAARRLDMSVSAISQTVSKLENDLQIKLLNRSTRSIGLTEAGKLYYQGCRKMLHDVREVHEQLYAFNNTPTGTLRIGSSSTMAQNVLAAMTAEMLTEYPGLTVNLVTGIPAPDLIADGLDVVIRVGALQDSSLFSTRLGSMPMVVCAARNYLAQHGTPEKPADMVNFSWLEYSVRPDSEFELIAPEGISTRITPQGRFVTNDSQTMIRWLKAGVGIAYVPLMWVIEEINAGDVEILFRSYQSDPRPVYALYTEKDKLPLKVQVCLDYLTDYFKRVSKVYQGYRQGKKVTQWN encoded by the coding sequence ATGGACCGATTAAAACGCATGTCGATATTCGCTCAGGTCGTGGAAAGCGGTTCTTTTACCGCCGCAGCGCGACGCCTCGACATGAGCGTGTCCGCTATTAGCCAGACTGTTTCTAAGCTGGAAAATGACCTACAAATCAAATTACTAAACCGCAGCACCCGCAGTATCGGCCTGACAGAGGCCGGGAAGCTTTACTATCAGGGATGCCGGAAAATGCTGCACGACGTGCGTGAAGTGCATGAACAATTGTATGCCTTCAACAACACCCCGACCGGCACGTTGCGCATCGGCAGTTCATCGACAATGGCACAAAATGTTCTTGCTGCCATGACCGCCGAAATGCTGACCGAATACCCCGGCCTGACGGTGAATCTGGTGACCGGCATTCCTGCACCGGATCTGATTGCCGACGGCCTGGACGTGGTGATCCGCGTCGGTGCGTTACAGGATTCCAGTCTGTTCTCCACGCGGTTAGGTTCCATGCCGATGGTGGTGTGTGCGGCGCGCAACTATCTGGCGCAACACGGCACGCCGGAAAAGCCTGCCGACATGGTGAATTTTTCGTGGCTGGAGTACAGCGTCCGCCCGGACAGCGAGTTTGAACTGATCGCGCCGGAAGGTATTTCCACGCGTATCACGCCGCAAGGGCGCTTCGTCACCAATGATTCGCAGACCATGATCCGCTGGCTGAAAGCCGGTGTCGGCATAGCATACGTGCCGCTGATGTGGGTGATTGAAGAGATCAATGCCGGCGACGTGGAGATCCTTTTCAGAAGCTACCAGTCCGACCCGCGCCCCGTGTACGCACTGTATACCGAAAAAGATAAACTCCCGCTGAAAGTGCAGGTGTGTCTGGATTACCTGACCGATTACTTCAAACGGGTCAGCAAGGTGTATCAGGGATACCGGCAGGGCAAGAAAGTGACGCAGTGGAATTGA
- the aaeA gene encoding p-hydroxybenzoic acid efflux pump subunit AaeA: protein MKNFSIKIIRYAITLILVVLAVIAIFKAWAFYTESPWTRDAKFTADVVSIAPDVTGLITDVPVTDNQLVTKGQVLFKIDQPRYQQALDEASADVAYYQALAAEKKREAGRRVKLGVQAMSQEEIDQANNVLQTAQHQLAKAQAARDLAVLDLERTVVVAPADGWVTNLTVHPGNYINRGSTAVALVKKNSFYILAYLEETKLPGLKKGDRAEITPLGSNRIMHGTVDSVAAAVTNSSSSAATNGLATIDSNLEWVRLAQRVPVKIVLDDKDQQHPYPAGTTATVVITGSHDRKQDEGTPFLRLLHRLREFG, encoded by the coding sequence GTGAAAAATTTCTCCATAAAAATAATACGTTATGCAATTACGCTAATTCTTGTCGTTCTGGCTGTCATCGCAATTTTCAAAGCCTGGGCGTTCTATACGGAATCTCCGTGGACCCGTGATGCCAAATTCACCGCTGACGTTGTGTCGATTGCGCCGGATGTGACCGGTTTAATCACTGACGTGCCGGTAACTGATAACCAGCTGGTCACTAAAGGTCAGGTGCTGTTCAAAATCGACCAGCCGCGCTATCAGCAGGCGCTGGACGAAGCGAGCGCTGACGTCGCGTACTATCAGGCGCTGGCCGCCGAGAAAAAACGCGAAGCCGGACGCCGTGTGAAACTGGGCGTTCAGGCAATGTCGCAGGAAGAAATCGATCAGGCGAATAACGTCCTGCAAACCGCGCAACATCAGCTGGCAAAAGCGCAGGCCGCGCGTGATCTGGCGGTACTGGATCTGGAGCGTACCGTGGTTGTCGCACCGGCTGATGGCTGGGTCACCAACCTCACAGTGCATCCGGGGAACTACATTAACCGTGGCTCTACCGCGGTTGCGCTGGTGAAGAAAAACTCCTTCTACATTCTGGCGTATCTGGAAGAAACCAAATTGCCGGGCCTGAAAAAAGGCGACCGCGCGGAAATTACCCCGTTGGGCAGTAACCGCATTATGCACGGCACGGTAGACAGCGTCGCGGCAGCGGTCACCAACAGTTCGTCTTCGGCGGCGACCAACGGTCTGGCAACGATCGACAGCAATCTGGAATGGGTGCGTCTGGCGCAGCGCGTGCCGGTTAAAATCGTGCTCGACGATAAAGACCAGCAGCATCCGTACCCGGCGGGGACAACGGCCACCGTCGTAATCACCGGCAGTCATGACCGTAAACAAGATGAAGGCACTCCGTTCCTTCGCCTCCTGCATCGCCTGAGAGAGTTTGGTTAA
- a CDS encoding RHS repeat-associated core domain-containing protein yields MTGFPAARQGDNTAIGGPIVQGSLGVMIGAPTGVACSVCPGGVVVGNPVNPSLGAKVQPGETDIALPASLPFVLSRSYSSYKTGTPAPIGMFGPGWAAAADIRLQIRADELILNDNSGRSIHFHHLPPGQIVFSHSENLWLARGGADKQNEAHPLSKLWQALPEELRNSPHYYFVANDATGPWWILGCVQLPETAEDVLPRPLPSSRVLFGLCDRFGHQLNYHRDAEGEFAGQITGVTDSCGRRFRLELMMLPDFKRAPDNGWGEDGGVRLSAVWLTKNLAFPDLPTNPLVRYGYTPRGELKTVYDRAGEVVREFDWHQELSGTGLMIAHRYAGRPATHYVYDASGKVISQVNPGGLSYQFEYSKNQTRVTDSLGRLRVYHFEGEQGLRRVVRLEQADGSCTQSAFNNRGQLISQTDVSGRTTEFHINPANGTLGAILHPGGEKRSQFYYNKQGQLVCSTAPDGRRVSREYDVQGRLTADTDALRQTRRYNYADDKSALPYATEDAAGGHQTLEWNQCGLLESFTDCSGFKTVYRYNRDGQPVEIQHEEGMKTRFAYDARGRRISREDSAGLVTRWEYNAAGDAITVTRPDGSQSTQTYDERGNPTAQTEGGLTRQTEFDSAGRLMRLVNENGADTKFSYDVMDRLTQEVGFDGRVQSYQYNAAGQLIRSDDAGLMTHWHYDDEGQLIRQQRPETNDGPDDVLWQYDAAGRVTETAHRSETHLVSVRFQYDANDNLNGERQIIRNAHGDLLWQHTAVRGFDVRGFESAVRYDGLPEIRWQTYGPGHLLGVKLGDDVLLELTRDRLHRETTRRFSDGWQSENVYSLTGQLAAQHTPDVGHPNLKRHYHYNAAGQMTQMTTGLGDHHYAYTPAGRLNSVSSPDGFLATFTDAAGNRNCTHPDLNTPLADTLPVWYHNRIQRDERYIYEHDKFGNLTEKRPYRTGWREAPRGAISHFAYDQAHRLTRLKMEEDGQIQTQARYIYDPLGRRVGKHVTQLNPQSGETETQNIWFGWDGDRLALTENRDTQLHTIYHPNSFVPMLRAEHARMEDSHRSLAEKLEEENGSALPTELHLRLNEIEKDIRKNRLSDDNQQWLDAVGLKAENLALWLDPLPQGDALKLHLYHCDHLGTPIALINHKTSKVEWSAVMDVWGNAVDIFNPYKLRQPIRMQGQHYDEESGLHYNRHRYYDPMQGRYITQDPIGLRGGWNVYNYTTNPARRIDPLGLSNGLGGYMQAQGSLGISMAEKGASPAEMSAAASELARGDGYGHSLEGTVSADISLTADGGVFGGSVAGGLATGRKAGMIFPDLCAYLNACQHLGIGVTSSIAATVSASNAAPSSGVTKNAGITTSGGALGDYAASATADLNNPQNITVGAGVGVGAGGFTGVVTCQQYIKCIIN; encoded by the coding sequence ATGACCGGATTTCCCGCTGCCCGTCAGGGCGATAATACCGCCATCGGCGGCCCGATTGTTCAGGGTTCTCTGGGCGTGATGATTGGCGCACCGACCGGCGTAGCCTGCTCGGTTTGCCCCGGCGGTGTGGTGGTAGGCAACCCCGTTAACCCGTCTCTGGGTGCGAAAGTTCAGCCCGGCGAGACCGACATCGCACTGCCCGCTTCTTTGCCTTTTGTCCTTTCTCGCAGCTACAGCAGTTATAAAACCGGCACGCCCGCGCCTATCGGGATGTTCGGCCCCGGCTGGGCTGCGGCGGCAGATATCCGCCTGCAAATCCGCGCCGATGAACTCATCCTTAACGACAATTCGGGGCGGAGCATTCATTTTCATCACCTGCCGCCGGGGCAAATTGTGTTCAGCCACAGCGAAAATCTCTGGCTGGCACGCGGCGGTGCGGATAAGCAAAACGAGGCTCATCCGCTCAGCAAGCTCTGGCAGGCGCTGCCGGAGGAACTGCGCAACAGCCCGCATTACTATTTTGTCGCCAATGACGCTACAGGCCCGTGGTGGATTTTAGGCTGCGTGCAGTTGCCCGAAACTGCGGAAGACGTATTGCCGCGCCCGCTGCCGTCTTCACGTGTGCTTTTTGGTTTGTGCGACCGCTTTGGTCATCAGCTTAATTATCATCGCGATGCCGAAGGTGAATTCGCCGGGCAGATTACCGGCGTCACCGACAGCTGCGGGCGGCGTTTTCGCCTTGAATTGATGATGCTACCGGACTTCAAACGCGCGCCGGATAACGGCTGGGGCGAAGATGGCGGCGTGCGGCTTTCCGCCGTCTGGCTGACGAAAAATTTAGCCTTTCCGGATTTGCCGACAAACCCGCTGGTGCGCTACGGCTACACGCCACGCGGCGAGCTGAAAACTGTGTATGACCGCGCGGGCGAAGTGGTTCGCGAGTTTGACTGGCATCAGGAACTGAGCGGCACCGGTCTGATGATTGCCCACCGCTACGCCGGACGCCCTGCCACACATTACGTGTACGACGCGTCCGGAAAAGTCATTTCACAGGTCAATCCCGGCGGCCTGAGTTATCAGTTTGAATACAGCAAAAACCAGACCCGCGTCACCGACAGCCTTGGACGCTTACGCGTCTATCACTTCGAAGGCGAGCAGGGTCTGCGCCGCGTGGTCAGACTCGAACAGGCCGACGGCAGCTGCACGCAAAGCGCGTTCAACAACCGCGGCCAGCTGATATCCCAGACCGATGTCTCGGGACGCACCACCGAATTTCATATCAACCCGGCCAATGGCACGCTGGGCGCGATTTTGCATCCGGGCGGCGAAAAGCGCAGCCAGTTCTACTACAACAAACAAGGGCAACTGGTTTGCAGCACCGCGCCGGACGGGCGCCGCGTGAGCAGGGAATATGATGTGCAGGGGCGTCTGACCGCTGACACCGACGCCCTGCGCCAGACCCGACGCTACAACTATGCAGATGATAAAAGCGCTTTGCCTTACGCCACCGAAGACGCGGCGGGCGGGCATCAGACGCTGGAATGGAATCAATGTGGTTTGCTGGAAAGTTTTACTGACTGCTCCGGTTTCAAAACAGTTTACCGTTACAACCGGGACGGTCAGCCGGTCGAAATCCAGCACGAAGAAGGAATGAAAACCCGCTTTGCATACGATGCGCGCGGGCGTCGGATTTCGCGTGAGGACAGCGCCGGACTTGTCACCCGCTGGGAATATAACGCGGCGGGCGACGCCATCACCGTCACCCGACCGGACGGCAGCCAGAGTACACAAACGTATGATGAGCGCGGTAATCCAACCGCACAAACCGAAGGCGGGCTCACGCGACAAACCGAATTCGACAGCGCGGGCAGGCTGATGCGCCTGGTCAACGAGAACGGCGCTGACACGAAATTCAGCTACGACGTCATGGACCGGCTGACACAGGAGGTCGGCTTTGACGGGCGCGTGCAGAGTTATCAGTACAACGCCGCCGGGCAGCTAATCCGCAGCGACGATGCCGGGCTGATGACGCACTGGCACTACGATGACGAAGGCCAGCTTATCCGCCAGCAGCGCCCCGAAACGAACGACGGTCCGGACGACGTGCTGTGGCAGTATGACGCCGCCGGGCGCGTCACCGAAACCGCCCACCGCAGCGAGACCCATCTGGTCAGCGTGCGGTTCCAGTACGACGCCAACGATAATCTTAACGGTGAACGGCAGATTATCCGCAACGCGCACGGCGACCTGCTCTGGCAGCACACCGCGGTGCGCGGCTTCGACGTGCGCGGCTTTGAATCCGCCGTCCGCTACGACGGCCTGCCGGAAATCCGCTGGCAAACTTACGGCCCCGGCCATCTTCTGGGCGTAAAACTCGGCGATGACGTGCTGCTGGAACTCACCCGCGACAGGCTGCACCGCGAAACTACGCGCCGGTTCAGCGACGGCTGGCAGAGTGAGAATGTCTATTCGCTCACCGGACAACTCGCCGCGCAGCACACGCCGGACGTCGGCCACCCGAACCTGAAACGTCATTACCACTACAACGCCGCCGGTCAGATGACGCAGATGACCACCGGCCTCGGCGACCACCATTACGCTTATACGCCGGCAGGACGACTGAACAGCGTCAGTTCGCCGGACGGCTTTCTCGCGACCTTCACCGACGCCGCCGGTAACCGCAACTGTACGCACCCCGACCTGAATACGCCGCTGGCCGACACGCTGCCGGTCTGGTATCACAACCGCATCCAGCGCGACGAAAGGTACATTTATGAACACGACAAATTCGGCAATCTGACGGAAAAGCGCCCGTACCGCACGGGCTGGCGGGAAGCGCCGCGCGGGGCCATCAGCCATTTTGCCTACGACCAGGCGCACCGGCTGACGCGTCTGAAAATGGAAGAAGACGGCCAGATTCAGACGCAGGCGCGCTATATCTATGACCCGCTCGGGCGGCGCGTCGGCAAACACGTCACGCAACTCAATCCGCAGTCCGGCGAAACAGAAACCCAAAACATCTGGTTCGGCTGGGACGGCGACCGTCTGGCGCTGACCGAAAACCGCGACACGCAGCTGCACACGATTTATCACCCGAACAGCTTCGTCCCGATGCTGCGCGCCGAACACGCCCGCATGGAGGACAGCCACCGCTCGCTGGCGGAAAAACTCGAAGAGGAAAACGGCAGCGCGTTGCCGACCGAACTCCATCTGCGTCTGAATGAAATCGAAAAGGACATCCGCAAAAATCGTCTCAGCGACGACAATCAGCAGTGGCTGGACGCCGTCGGCCTGAAAGCCGAAAACCTCGCGCTGTGGCTCGACCCGCTGCCGCAGGGCGACGCGCTCAAACTGCACCTTTATCACTGCGACCACCTCGGCACACCCATTGCGCTGATAAACCACAAAACCAGCAAAGTGGAATGGAGCGCTGTGATGGACGTCTGGGGCAACGCGGTGGATATTTTCAACCCGTACAAACTGCGCCAGCCGATAAGAATGCAGGGCCAGCATTACGACGAAGAATCGGGGCTGCATTACAACCGTCACCGTTATTATGACCCGATGCAGGGACGGTATATTACGCAGGATCCGATTGGGTTGAGAGGGGGGTGGAATGTTTACAATTACACAACTAATCCTGCTCGGCGAATCGACCCGTTAGGTTTATCGAACGGCCTTGGGGGGTATATGCAAGCACAAGGCAGTCTTGGTATAAGCATGGCTGAAAAGGGGGCGTCTCCAGCTGAAATGTCCGCTGCAGCAAGTGAGTTAGCAAGAGGTGACGGATATGGTCACTCATTAGAAGGAACTGTGTCTGCGGACATCAGTTTAACTGCAGATGGAGGTGTTTTTGGTGGAAGTGTTGCTGGTGGACTAGCTACCGGACGAAAGGCAGGAATGATTTTTCCAGACTTGTGCGCATATCTAAACGCCTGCCAGCATTTAGGAATTGGCGTTACCAGTAGCATCGCAGCGACTGTATCGGCATCAAACGCTGCACCTTCCTCAGGAGTTACAAAAAATGCTGGCATTACGACTTCAGGGGGAGCCTTGGGAGATTACGCTGCTTCAGCAACTGCAGATTTGAATAATCCTCAAAATATTACTGTAGGTGCAGGGGTAGGGGTTGGAGCCGGAGGGTTCACTGGTGTAGTAACTTGCCAACAATATATAAAATGCATAATTAACTAA
- the yjgA gene encoding ribosome biogenesis factor YjgA, whose translation MTKKIDDWHDDVPDNNANEEDDEIIWVSKSEIKRDAEALKDLGAEMVDLGNNSLDKLPLDEDLRAAINLAQKIKKEGRRRQMQLIGKMLRSRDVEPIQTALDKLKNRHNQQVSLFHKLEILRDRLVEEGDDVIPSVLDLYPEADRQQLRALIRNAQKEKAANKPPKSYRQIFQYLRELAEGQD comes from the coding sequence ATGACAAAGAAAATTGACGACTGGCACGACGACGTTCCGGATAACAACGCGAACGAAGAAGATGATGAGATCATCTGGGTCAGTAAAAGTGAAATCAAACGTGACGCCGAGGCGCTGAAAGATCTCGGTGCAGAAATGGTTGATCTGGGTAATAACTCGCTCGACAAATTGCCGCTGGACGAAGATCTGCGCGCTGCCATTAATCTGGCGCAGAAGATCAAGAAAGAAGGCCGCCGTCGCCAGATGCAACTGATCGGTAAAATGCTGCGTTCCCGTGACGTTGAGCCGATCCAGACCGCGCTGGATAAACTGAAAAACCGCCACAACCAGCAGGTTTCGCTGTTCCATAAACTGGAAATTCTGCGTGACCGTCTGGTTGAAGAAGGCGACGATGTCATCCCTTCCGTTTTAGATCTTTATCCGGAAGCTGACCGTCAGCAACTTCGCGCGCTGATCCGCAACGCGCAAAAAGAGAAAGCGGCGAACAAGCCGCCGAAATCTTACCGCCAGATTTTCCAGTATCTGCGCGAACTGGCTGAAGGCCAGGACTAA
- a CDS encoding barstar family protein, with the protein MKKVSFDFNHIPDLPAFYGEFVRQFELSDEFGANLDALWDEVTGGIALPVEIDFLNLNASRKRRFGALILLFEEAEEELEGELRLNLLEKPAAKAKG; encoded by the coding sequence ATGAAAAAAGTGAGCTTCGATTTTAATCACATCCCGGATTTACCCGCATTCTACGGCGAGTTTGTGCGTCAGTTTGAACTGAGTGACGAATTCGGCGCGAATCTGGATGCACTCTGGGACGAGGTAACTGGCGGGATCGCGCTGCCGGTTGAAATTGATTTCTTAAATCTGAATGCCAGCCGCAAACGGCGCTTTGGTGCGCTGATCCTGCTGTTTGAAGAGGCTGAGGAAGAACTGGAAGGCGAGTTGCGCCTGAACCTGCTGGAGAAACCGGCCGCGAAAGCAAAAGGTTAA
- a CDS encoding maltose acetyltransferase domain-containing protein, whose amino-acid sequence MSTRQKMNIGELYTDMGEGLPEERRAGKERVYDYNLTRPSEEEKRQRMLKDMMGSIGENGWIEPPLRVAYGTHIHIGKNFYANFNLTVVDDATVTIGDNVMIAPNVTLATAGHPIHPEIRITGQQFSRPVVIEDNVWLGAGVIVNPGVTIGRNSVIGAGSVVTKSIPPDVVAAGVPCRVLREITAEDREAFSK is encoded by the coding sequence ATGTCGACGCGGCAAAAAATGAATATCGGCGAACTGTATACGGACATGGGCGAAGGGCTTCCGGAGGAGCGCCGCGCCGGGAAAGAGCGGGTCTATGATTACAACCTGACCCGCCCGTCAGAAGAGGAAAAACGCCAGCGGATGCTCAAAGACATGATGGGCAGCATTGGCGAAAACGGCTGGATTGAGCCGCCGCTTCGCGTGGCTTATGGCACACATATTCATATCGGCAAAAACTTCTACGCGAACTTCAATCTCACGGTGGTGGATGACGCGACAGTGACCATTGGCGATAACGTGATGATTGCGCCGAACGTTACGCTGGCGACCGCCGGGCACCCGATCCATCCTGAAATCCGCATCACCGGACAGCAATTCTCACGCCCGGTGGTCATCGAAGATAACGTCTGGCTGGGCGCGGGCGTGATTGTGAATCCGGGCGTCACCATCGGCCGCAACAGCGTGATTGGCGCAGGCAGCGTGGTCACGAAATCCATTCCGCCAGATGTTGTGGCGGCGGGCGTGCCGTGCCGGGTTTTGCGCGAGATCACAGCTGAAGATCGCGAAGCGTTCTCAAAATAA